One Acinetobacter colistiniresistens DNA segment encodes these proteins:
- a CDS encoding NUDIX hydrolase produces the protein MSFCVVCGHQTEAKIPLGDHKSRLVCTHCGNIHYENPKVICGALALWDDKVLLCRRAIEPRYGLWTLPAGYMELFETMEQGAARETREEAEAEVEIEQLYCMYNIPRIGQIYVLFKAHLKQGLFGAGEESIECRLFEEYEIPWTELAFPSVEQTLRHYFADRKTGLFPPHLETLGTRLDHTG, from the coding sequence ATGAGCTTTTGCGTTGTATGTGGACATCAAACTGAAGCAAAAATTCCACTAGGTGATCATAAATCACGACTTGTCTGCACTCATTGTGGCAACATTCACTACGAAAACCCAAAAGTGATTTGCGGCGCATTGGCTCTTTGGGATGACAAAGTTTTACTTTGTCGCCGTGCAATTGAACCTCGCTATGGCCTTTGGACCTTGCCCGCAGGTTATATGGAATTATTTGAAACCATGGAACAAGGTGCCGCCCGTGAAACCCGTGAGGAGGCAGAAGCCGAAGTAGAGATCGAACAATTGTACTGTATGTACAATATCCCTCGTATTGGACAGATCTATGTATTATTTAAGGCTCATTTAAAACAAGGTTTATTTGGTGCAGGTGAAGAAAGCATTGAATGCCGTCTATTCGAAGAGTATGAAATCCCATGGACAGAACTGGCCTTCCCAAGTGTGGAGCAGACGCTTCGACATTATTTTGCTGACCGCAAGACCGGACTCTTTCCACCCCATTTAGAAACACTCGGAACCCGACTTGATCATACGGGTTAA
- the filE gene encoding putative pilus assembly protein FilE: MKKKSTQHQTLAISLFCLMMASVSGVYADGFYTIIGPDGRPMVVPMKIGKKELEPNKQKQELRTEKAPASVIDHSNTVKPAVEPVQQKKIESSQSSDLGQNPSKITKKIDVTEPVITIAEPKIESSLPAKVINKDSEKVVSKTVEKSKATQTSSNTLTIEKPIIDKKSAIIEKAALTHSASNEVLSSTGFSQVDGVKYVNSEYLENQEFNLDGKKRFYTMPDGTGRLETIERKKGVSRSVLDKLLNRSQQSTAPIALAGTYVRLSSEDLKSAFENDRCFIDGYKKSIKTLKPNKDVGLWPRKPLKEKFEYELVKIDPAIQYMQIDSYSSNSEKPVYYWPLVVFLDEKGCIEEGVSGFKSTKTVATVLQHSAIQGVIKVPQGAHYMMMTPLASAVDVSEPELSNQGQLKISVLQ, encoded by the coding sequence ATGAAAAAGAAAAGTACTCAACATCAGACACTTGCAATTTCATTATTTTGCTTAATGATGGCAAGTGTCTCAGGCGTTTATGCAGATGGCTTCTATACGATTATTGGACCCGATGGTCGTCCAATGGTAGTGCCGATGAAAATTGGGAAAAAAGAATTAGAGCCAAATAAGCAGAAGCAGGAACTTCGTACTGAAAAAGCCCCAGCGTCAGTTATCGATCATTCAAATACAGTAAAGCCTGCCGTTGAACCGGTTCAACAGAAGAAAATTGAATCTTCTCAGTCATCTGATCTAGGCCAGAATCCATCCAAGATAACTAAAAAGATTGACGTTACTGAGCCAGTAATAACAATAGCTGAGCCTAAAATAGAATCAAGCCTTCCAGCTAAAGTGATCAACAAGGATTCAGAAAAAGTTGTTTCGAAGACTGTCGAAAAATCAAAAGCTACCCAGACATCTTCAAATACTTTGACGATAGAAAAGCCAATAATCGACAAAAAATCAGCGATTATAGAAAAAGCTGCTTTGACTCATAGCGCTTCTAATGAGGTACTTTCATCTACTGGATTTAGTCAGGTAGATGGTGTTAAGTATGTCAATAGTGAATATTTAGAAAACCAAGAGTTTAATTTAGATGGTAAAAAGCGTTTCTATACCATGCCTGATGGTACTGGCCGTTTGGAAACCATTGAAAGGAAGAAAGGCGTGAGTCGTTCGGTCTTGGATAAATTGCTCAATCGTTCACAACAATCAACAGCACCAATTGCATTGGCAGGAACTTATGTGCGTTTATCCAGTGAAGATTTAAAATCTGCATTTGAGAATGACCGCTGTTTTATTGATGGCTATAAAAAATCGATTAAAACACTTAAGCCGAATAAAGATGTAGGGCTTTGGCCACGTAAACCACTGAAAGAAAAATTTGAATATGAGTTGGTCAAAATCGACCCCGCTATTCAATATATGCAGATAGACTCATATTCTTCAAACAGTGAAAAACCAGTCTATTATTGGCCACTCGTTGTATTTTTGGACGAAAAAGGCTGTATTGAAGAAGGCGTAAGTGGATTTAAGAGTACTAAAACGGTTGCGACGGTATTACAACATTCTGCAATTCAAGGTGTGATAAAAGTACCTCAGGGTGCTCATTACATGATGATGACACCGTTAGCATCTGCAGTTGATGTCTCTGAGCCTGAACTCTCAAATCAAGGACAGTTAAAAATTTCTGTTTTACAGTAA
- the tsaB gene encoding tRNA (adenosine(37)-N6)-threonylcarbamoyltransferase complex dimerization subunit type 1 TsaB produces MKLLALETANEQCSVSFIHDNEELYFQLDERTKAQTQTILPLTEQALLQTGTELADLTAIAFSRGPGSFSGVRINAAVAQALAWSQDLPVIPVSSLQALAQAAYRLKGLAQVTAVLDARMQEVYIANFSLDAQGIMQAIDDEKLLNYEQASAYCKFIAIGSGSELIQPTEINLEEISDHQSTNVSIKATAQDIAAIARVYAAQQKWVDAEQALPVYLRDDAWKKIPEQGKSN; encoded by the coding sequence ATGAAGTTGCTGGCATTGGAAACTGCAAATGAGCAGTGTTCTGTTTCATTCATCCATGATAATGAAGAACTCTATTTTCAATTGGATGAGCGAACCAAAGCACAAACCCAAACCATTTTGCCTTTAACTGAACAAGCCTTATTGCAAACTGGAACTGAGCTGGCCGATTTAACTGCGATTGCATTTAGCCGGGGTCCTGGTTCATTTAGCGGAGTACGCATTAATGCAGCGGTGGCACAGGCCCTCGCATGGTCTCAGGATTTACCTGTGATTCCTGTTTCTAGTTTACAGGCATTGGCGCAGGCGGCTTATCGTCTTAAGGGCTTAGCGCAAGTAACGGCGGTACTCGATGCACGTATGCAAGAAGTTTATATTGCGAATTTTAGTCTGGATGCACAGGGCATCATGCAGGCTATTGATGATGAGAAATTGTTGAATTATGAACAGGCTAGTGCCTATTGTAAATTTATAGCCATTGGCTCGGGTTCAGAATTAATTCAGCCCACCGAAATAAACTTAGAAGAGATTTCTGATCATCAATCCACAAATGTGAGTATCAAGGCAACGGCACAAGATATTGCTGCAATTGCTCGAGTTTATGCTGCACAACAAAAATGGGTGGATGCTGAACAGGCATTGCCAGTGTATTTACGTGATGATGCTTGGAAAAAAATTCCCGAACAAGGTAAATCGAATTAA
- a CDS encoding CoA pyrophosphatase, whose amino-acid sequence MSHMEEPSLIQLLQQRLRFSKRIQQADAAVLIAITHEPQPKVLLTRRSMQLSQHAGEVSFPGGKRDPSDTSNIVVALREAQEETALNPFDVKLLGDLPIQRARSGLSVKPIVGLIPAQVDLIAQPTEIDRIFFAPLQELIDAPPLPYEVRLARQSLYFPSMQVESEIVWGLTARMLISLFQYGLGYQKHWPFLVNPPHFGLSKF is encoded by the coding sequence ATGAGTCATATGGAAGAACCATCGTTAATACAGCTTTTACAACAACGGTTGCGTTTTTCCAAACGAATCCAGCAGGCAGATGCCGCTGTTTTGATTGCGATTACCCACGAGCCCCAGCCGAAGGTTTTACTGACACGCCGTTCGATGCAATTATCTCAACATGCGGGTGAGGTCTCTTTTCCTGGTGGGAAAAGAGACCCGAGTGACACCAGTAATATTGTGGTCGCCTTACGTGAGGCACAAGAGGAAACCGCACTGAATCCGTTTGATGTCAAACTATTGGGCGATTTGCCAATCCAGCGTGCCCGCAGTGGTTTGTCTGTTAAACCGATCGTGGGATTAATACCTGCTCAAGTGGATTTAATTGCTCAGCCTACCGAAATTGACCGAATTTTCTTTGCACCTTTACAAGAGCTGATTGATGCTCCACCTTTGCCTTATGAAGTGCGTTTAGCTCGACAGTCGCTTTATTTTCCGAGTATGCAGGTCGAAAGTGAAATTGTCTGGGGATTGACGGCCCGCATGCTAATTTCTTTATTCCAATACGGGTTGGGCTATCAAAAACACTGGCCGTTTTTGGTGAATCCACCACATTTTGGTTTATCTAAGTTTTAA
- the filC gene encoding putative pilus system protein FilC, with protein MNGTWMNMSVLALSLSAITSTLYAAEQQPSVDAQVEQSESATEAKNTAAENSTAQVGATAAVTGNSQADQAANALQKKESDATQETNLQEVFTSNERQYSLIKKGVFSSYYDLDYTYYRDSRLDLAMNDSNSSLSRLRVEEDANHTLTNTFTVQYGLLDNVTLSASLPFVAKKDLLKDQTTAGLGDINFGARWEPFPLKQGRLPLVLFGSLSTKTGDSPYDVGMDELSTGKGYYSVGAGASTRKYIDPVVLFASVSTSYGFKESGLNQQRGANINTGSPRILESFDPGLSGGFSFGFAYSFNYDVSLTMSYQQSFNTGAKFYFSEGESYKSADQSSAMLSFALGVRVSPETIVNGTVGIGLTEDAPDVSLGLSFPLDIIGFGKKVR; from the coding sequence ATGAATGGTACATGGATGAATATGAGTGTGTTGGCCTTAAGTTTAAGTGCAATCACATCAACACTTTATGCAGCAGAGCAACAGCCCTCTGTGGATGCTCAAGTTGAGCAGTCTGAATCAGCAACAGAGGCTAAAAATACTGCTGCTGAAAACTCAACAGCTCAAGTGGGGGCAACGGCTGCTGTTACGGGGAATAGTCAAGCAGATCAGGCAGCGAATGCATTACAGAAAAAAGAAAGTGATGCAACCCAAGAAACAAATTTACAAGAAGTCTTTACCTCAAATGAACGTCAGTACTCGTTAATTAAAAAAGGTGTTTTTTCATCTTATTATGACTTGGATTATACCTATTATCGCGATAGCCGCCTTGATCTGGCAATGAATGATAGTAATAGTTCATTATCAAGATTACGGGTAGAAGAAGATGCCAACCATACCTTGACCAATACCTTTACGGTTCAATATGGTTTATTAGACAATGTTACTTTATCTGCATCATTGCCTTTTGTTGCCAAAAAAGACTTATTAAAAGATCAGACAACCGCAGGTCTTGGGGATATTAATTTTGGTGCGCGTTGGGAACCATTTCCATTAAAGCAAGGCCGCTTGCCATTGGTCTTATTTGGTAGCCTATCGACCAAAACGGGGGATAGTCCTTACGATGTTGGAATGGATGAACTATCTACAGGTAAGGGATATTACTCAGTTGGTGCTGGGGCAAGTACACGTAAATATATTGACCCAGTTGTATTATTTGCTTCAGTTTCAACAAGTTATGGTTTTAAAGAGTCTGGTTTAAATCAACAGCGCGGTGCTAACATAAATACTGGTAGCCCTCGTATTCTCGAAAGTTTTGATCCTGGGCTTAGTGGTGGATTTTCTTTCGGATTTGCATACTCCTTTAACTATGACGTGTCTTTAACTATGTCATATCAACAAAGCTTTAATACTGGTGCAAAGTTCTATTTCAGTGAGGGAGAAAGCTATAAATCAGCAGACCAAAGTAGTGCCATGTTGTCATTTGCTTTGGGGGTACGTGTTTCACCTGAAACTATTGTCAATGGTACGGTTGGTATTGGTTTAACTGAAGATGCACCAGATGTATCACTGGGCTTGTCTTTCCCGCTTGATATTATCGGTTTTGGTAAAAAAGTCCGTTAA
- a CDS encoding gamma carbonic anhydrase family protein: MYTYQGLSPKALHEPWDGWVAPTATVIGQAELGRQVSIWFGAVVRADNCVIRIGNFSNIQENAVLHTDAGIELNVGEYVTIGHKVMLHGCSIGDNSLIGMNAVILNHAVIGKNCIIGANALIPEGKIIPDNSVVMGSPGKVVKTLDEQGAARLRFSALHYAEHYKKFLDLEPFQF, translated from the coding sequence CTGTATACCTATCAGGGATTGAGTCCAAAAGCGTTACATGAACCTTGGGATGGTTGGGTTGCACCAACGGCTACTGTGATTGGCCAAGCGGAATTAGGGCGTCAGGTCAGCATCTGGTTTGGTGCTGTGGTTCGTGCTGATAATTGTGTGATTCGTATTGGTAACTTTTCCAATATTCAGGAAAATGCAGTGTTACATACTGATGCAGGCATTGAATTGAATGTGGGTGAATATGTCACGATTGGCCATAAAGTAATGCTGCATGGGTGTAGCATTGGTGATAATTCACTGATTGGTATGAATGCAGTAATTCTGAATCATGCCGTGATTGGGAAAAACTGTATTATTGGCGCTAATGCATTAATTCCTGAAGGAAAAATTATTCCAGATAATTCGGTGGTCATGGGTTCACCTGGTAAAGTGGTGAAAACCTTAGATGAGCAGGGCGCTGCACGATTACGTTTCAGTGCCTTACATTATGCAGAACATTATAAAAAATTCTTAGATTTAGAGCCGTTCCAGTTCTAA
- the filD gene encoding putative pilus system OmpP1/FadL family transporter FilD, with the protein MKSLRLCPLTIAIFFAGLSSATHAQLGQDLSVDLRSLALGNAVTADPPGISAVHFNPAALAKLDGLQTDVQGILANFAIKRDYSAPAGYNVFGYSDDPLVCNDGPEVDSNICTNFKGTVSGDVEYASIYVPILKKIVDLGPNSPLVAPTAGISYKPPGSKVTYATAVYAPLVAGFGAEDGNPSNYMGQQVALERITYLSPSFGYQVNDNLYLGASFGMSYQAIALKTDLRFPNELIGVLRMVDEVVCGPFKQNGDIITDLLLFGMCNAKEGMNPFNKVGALDVSLEQSLSPSYNLGLLWEPTDDFSFGMVYQSEAKMRLHGKYLINVANAPRELIAGLNSSATGQILAAILGFPGYAPAVESGLLAMDFKYPQHFKAGIKYKILPDLQMNFDLGWTDFSAWDKFKFEFDRQISLLKVAKLLSADVTDRSLSLPLKFQSSWRWGIGFEYSATDRLKLRMGYEPRTSSIPDDKRNTMVPINNAQLFGLGVGYRFDQDTDLDLSIGFLRSRDDIPANTSSLSNKTGVDNLLLNPYAGLNVKTNTKVTLLGINYRTRW; encoded by the coding sequence GTGAAAAGCCTTAGATTATGTCCATTAACGATAGCAATTTTTTTTGCGGGACTATCAAGTGCGACACATGCACAACTTGGACAAGATTTATCCGTAGATTTACGTTCTTTGGCATTGGGGAATGCCGTAACTGCTGACCCACCTGGTATTAGTGCTGTTCACTTTAACCCAGCAGCACTTGCCAAGCTGGATGGACTACAAACAGATGTACAAGGGATTCTCGCTAATTTTGCAATTAAGCGGGATTATTCAGCGCCAGCAGGTTATAACGTTTTTGGTTATTCTGATGATCCACTTGTTTGTAATGACGGACCTGAAGTTGATTCAAATATTTGTACCAATTTTAAAGGTACTGTAAGTGGTGATGTCGAGTATGCCAGTATTTATGTGCCTATTCTAAAGAAAATCGTTGATTTAGGTCCTAACTCTCCTTTGGTTGCTCCAACCGCTGGTATTTCTTATAAGCCGCCAGGCTCAAAAGTGACGTATGCGACAGCTGTATATGCCCCGCTTGTCGCTGGATTCGGAGCAGAAGATGGTAACCCGAGTAACTATATGGGACAACAGGTTGCATTAGAACGGATTACTTATTTATCACCATCTTTTGGTTATCAGGTGAATGATAATCTATATCTAGGCGCATCTTTCGGGATGTCTTACCAAGCTATTGCGCTGAAAACAGATTTACGTTTCCCTAATGAATTAATTGGCGTTCTTCGCATGGTTGATGAAGTCGTTTGTGGGCCATTTAAACAAAACGGGGACATTATTACCGATCTTTTACTGTTCGGTATGTGTAATGCGAAGGAGGGAATGAACCCATTCAATAAAGTTGGTGCTTTAGATGTCTCTTTAGAGCAGTCTCTAAGTCCAAGTTATAACTTGGGTTTACTGTGGGAACCAACGGATGATTTTAGTTTTGGTATGGTTTATCAAAGTGAAGCTAAAATGCGTCTGCATGGCAAATATCTCATCAATGTCGCGAATGCGCCACGAGAGTTAATTGCAGGTCTCAACTCATCTGCAACAGGACAAATTCTCGCTGCAATTTTAGGTTTTCCTGGTTATGCACCTGCTGTTGAGTCTGGCTTATTAGCAATGGATTTTAAGTATCCACAGCATTTCAAAGCAGGGATCAAATATAAAATATTACCTGACTTACAAATGAACTTTGATTTGGGTTGGACTGACTTCTCGGCTTGGGATAAATTCAAATTTGAATTTGATCGGCAGATTTCCTTATTAAAAGTTGCCAAATTACTTTCTGCCGATGTGACAGATCGTTCATTGTCCTTGCCATTAAAATTCCAATCTTCTTGGCGTTGGGGAATTGGGTTTGAGTACTCGGCAACAGACCGTCTGAAATTACGGATGGGCTATGAGCCACGTACGAGCTCTATTCCAGATGATAAGCGAAATACGATGGTGCCAATTAACAATGCGCAATTGTTTGGTTTAGGTGTCGGTTATCGTTTCGATCAAGATACTGACTTGGATTTATCAATTGGTTTCTTGCGTAGTCGTGATGATATTCCGGCAAATACCAGTAGTTTATCCAATAAAACAGGGGTAGATAATCTCTTGCTAAACCCGTATGCGGGCTTAAATGTGAAAACAAATACCAAAGTCACTTTACTTGGGATTAATTACAGAACAAGATGGTAA
- the filF gene encoding putative pilus system protein FilF yields MMNKKILLPFAFSALAIFLHGCGSESAKINEDPTKGTIGVTSNTSCSISATDCLQFVLDYPVAGLNFDCSSDKVNHFATKLDSNIVTGACKLGDTVSFYLQGAESSRKISLGTIQLDKITKTKVAGVPARIRIVDLAMGLTGQTPASLSMSDDTIRVAMALVKIFQSQSIADDTNTIGDVQPIEFTPEKKNTLSSISGDIGATELKNGAYAGILKPWLDVSKISDEQAFAVVTQLLNLSNMGVWYAELPIFKAGSNGAVVEVPNEGSGVFPDGLFGCNRDLYTDCLNTKDGKGANLLHSMGRFELLTDRQGYIIGSGQQWRGSPVINNNIVSPPIVLLGTTKPDKLQIKAQNQWFNLINQEINPNQPLRFTLNSNAAEDVLMTQGKLINGTNIASTEAVYRQLMKFKSTDPFNNAKDLGAWQQNVAGVNYKGVTDVFKVNPASYLPKDVFTTEANVRSGQRYAFPLYATLTFKFQDTTIAPVDLGIVIDEHGDIRTDIKKDATATDMSGNCAKAEPQPDGSLLDEYGVTQYRIGTTGGALYSANDKSITVRMIFANSRFGAIDGVLLGLNFTSLNGQNNISGAKINVHNLLNGQATGINLTNFSNNTVSWLNNSALYMTSYINAYDKEGTDKSKFVEPTAQERAFAKGYQGTASIRIADQKIPACNAIKIKS; encoded by the coding sequence ATGATGAACAAAAAGATATTATTACCATTTGCTTTTTCAGCATTGGCTATTTTTTTACATGGATGTGGTAGTGAAAGCGCGAAGATCAACGAAGATCCAACAAAAGGTACGATAGGCGTTACCTCAAATACCAGTTGCAGTATTAGTGCAACAGACTGCTTGCAATTTGTATTGGATTACCCAGTAGCAGGTCTAAATTTTGATTGTAGCAGTGATAAAGTCAATCATTTTGCGACGAAACTGGATAGCAACATCGTTACTGGGGCTTGTAAATTAGGTGATACTGTTAGTTTTTATTTACAGGGTGCAGAGAGTTCAAGAAAAATCAGTTTGGGCACGATTCAATTAGATAAAATCACTAAAACAAAAGTGGCTGGAGTACCTGCACGAATTCGGATTGTTGATCTTGCGATGGGACTGACAGGCCAAACACCTGCTAGTTTAAGTATGAGCGACGATACCATAAGAGTAGCGATGGCTTTGGTGAAAATTTTCCAGAGTCAAAGTATTGCTGATGATACTAATACGATTGGTGACGTACAACCGATTGAATTCACGCCTGAAAAGAAAAATACACTTTCTAGTATAAGTGGCGATATTGGTGCTACAGAATTAAAGAACGGTGCTTATGCGGGGATTCTCAAACCATGGCTGGATGTCAGTAAAATCAGTGATGAACAAGCATTTGCAGTGGTTACTCAATTACTGAATTTAAGTAATATGGGAGTTTGGTATGCCGAATTACCTATTTTTAAAGCAGGAAGTAATGGAGCGGTTGTTGAGGTTCCTAATGAGGGAAGTGGTGTATTTCCTGATGGGCTGTTTGGATGTAATAGAGACCTGTATACAGACTGTCTTAATACTAAAGATGGTAAAGGTGCAAATTTATTACACTCGATGGGGCGGTTTGAGCTATTGACTGATCGTCAGGGATATATCATTGGTTCTGGCCAACAGTGGCGTGGTAGCCCAGTGATTAACAATAATATTGTATCTCCACCGATAGTGTTGCTTGGTACGACTAAACCTGACAAGCTGCAAATCAAAGCGCAAAATCAATGGTTTAACTTGATTAATCAGGAAATTAACCCAAATCAGCCGTTACGCTTCACATTAAACAGTAATGCAGCTGAAGACGTGTTAATGACGCAAGGGAAATTGATTAACGGTACCAATATTGCGAGTACCGAAGCGGTCTACCGACAGTTGATGAAATTTAAATCTACAGATCCATTTAATAATGCAAAAGATCTAGGCGCGTGGCAGCAAAATGTTGCAGGTGTGAATTATAAAGGGGTAACGGATGTATTTAAGGTCAACCCAGCCAGCTATTTACCAAAAGATGTCTTTACCACAGAAGCTAATGTTCGGTCTGGACAACGTTATGCTTTCCCTCTCTATGCAACGCTGACCTTTAAATTTCAGGATACGACTATTGCACCAGTGGATTTAGGTATTGTGATTGATGAGCATGGTGATATTCGTACTGACATTAAAAAAGATGCAACAGCAACGGATATGTCTGGAAACTGCGCCAAAGCAGAGCCACAACCAGATGGTAGCTTGCTTGATGAATATGGTGTAACACAGTATCGGATAGGTACGACAGGTGGAGCACTTTATTCAGCCAATGATAAATCGATTACGGTACGGATGATTTTTGCAAATTCAAGATTTGGTGCGATTGATGGGGTATTACTTGGTTTGAATTTTACTTCTTTAAATGGCCAAAATAATATTAGTGGTGCAAAAATCAATGTGCATAATTTATTGAATGGTCAGGCCACAGGAATTAACTTGACCAACTTCTCCAACAATACGGTGTCTTGGTTGAATAATTCTGCTTTATATATGACATCTTATATCAATGCTTATGATAAAGAGGGAACAGATAAGAGCAAATTTGTTGAACCAACAGCTCAAGAACGTGCATTTGCAAAAGGTTATCAAGGAACCGCCAGTATCCGTATTGCAGATCAAAAAATTCCAGCATGTAATGCCATTAAGATTAAGTCTTAA